In one Tessaracoccus palaemonis genomic region, the following are encoded:
- a CDS encoding extracellular solute-binding protein has protein sequence MKLKLSAVALVGASALALSACGANTTAESTSDATASSGAATGDIRVWLVGDTDTPQDARDYLKKTFEEQNPGSTLTIEVQQWTGLVDKLTTSLSSNDSPDIVEMGNTQAAAFTSAGALLDLSDIKDALGGDDLLPGFVEAGSYDGKLFAAPYYSGARVVFYNTEQYKEAGVEVPTTLDEYVSNAVTINEKLDDVAGVWFPGKDWYNALPFIWENGGQIAVQNDDGSWDAQFSSAESLAGIAQVQTLMTEGTTAPKDGDETDAWVPLRTSKSATLSAPSWAYWSIVADEDGNDTDVTDSLGYFALPGKDGGAASVFAGGSNIGISAKSANVDLSKAALEIMLSDEYQTILAENGLVPAKTSLGSKVAGATPELASIIAEAAASAKLTPASPNWAEVEAQGLLQDFFVQVANGGDAATLAAELDTKIESILNA, from the coding sequence ATGAAGCTCAAGCTTTCGGCCGTTGCCCTCGTCGGGGCTTCCGCTCTCGCGCTCAGCGCATGCGGAGCCAACACCACCGCGGAGTCCACCTCGGACGCCACCGCATCCTCTGGCGCCGCCACCGGCGACATCCGCGTCTGGCTCGTCGGTGACACCGACACGCCGCAGGACGCGCGGGACTACCTCAAGAAGACCTTCGAGGAGCAGAACCCGGGATCGACCCTGACCATCGAGGTCCAGCAGTGGACCGGCCTCGTCGACAAGCTCACCACCTCGCTGTCCAGCAACGACAGCCCCGACATCGTGGAGATGGGCAACACCCAGGCCGCCGCCTTCACCTCGGCCGGTGCGCTGCTCGACCTGAGCGACATCAAGGACGCCCTCGGCGGTGACGACCTGCTGCCCGGCTTCGTCGAGGCCGGCTCGTACGACGGCAAGCTCTTCGCGGCGCCGTACTACTCCGGTGCGCGCGTGGTGTTCTACAACACCGAGCAGTACAAGGAAGCCGGCGTCGAGGTCCCGACCACGCTCGACGAGTACGTCTCCAACGCCGTGACCATCAACGAGAAGCTCGACGACGTCGCGGGTGTCTGGTTCCCGGGTAAGGACTGGTACAACGCGCTCCCGTTCATCTGGGAGAACGGCGGCCAGATCGCCGTGCAGAACGACGACGGCTCGTGGGACGCCCAGTTCTCCAGCGCCGAGTCCCTGGCCGGCATCGCCCAGGTCCAGACCCTGATGACCGAGGGCACCACCGCCCCCAAGGACGGCGACGAGACCGACGCGTGGGTCCCGCTGCGCACCTCGAAGTCCGCCACCCTGTCCGCGCCGAGCTGGGCCTACTGGTCCATCGTCGCTGACGAGGACGGCAACGACACCGACGTGACCGACTCGCTCGGCTACTTCGCCCTCCCGGGCAAGGACGGCGGCGCCGCCTCCGTCTTCGCCGGTGGCTCCAACATCGGCATCTCGGCCAAGTCCGCCAACGTCGACCTGTCCAAGGCCGCGCTGGAGATCATGCTGAGCGACGAGTACCAGACCATCCTCGCTGAGAACGGTCTGGTTCCTGCGAAGACCAGCCTCGGCTCCAAGGTCGCCGGTGCGACGCCTGAGCTCGCCTCCATCATCGCCGAGGCCGCTGCCTCCGCGAAGCTGACCCCCGCCAGCCCGAACTGGGCCGAGGTCGAGGCACAGGGCCTCCTGCAGGACTTCTTCGTCCAGGTCGCAAACGGCGGCGACGCCGCCACGCTGGCCGCGGAGCTGGACACCAAGATCGAGTCGATCCTCAACGCCTGA
- a CDS encoding glutamate synthase subunit beta: MADPKGFMTTPRQLAARRPVGERIHDWKEVYPGTPGRALLPIITEQAGRCMDCGIPFCHNGCPLGNLIPEWNDLVWRDEWQSALERLHATNNFPEFTGRLCPAPCETSCVVGINRDPVTIKNVEVAIIDKAWDDLRVTPQQPPWHTAKTVAVIGSGPAGLAAAQQLTRRGHTVVVYERADAIGGLLRYGIPEFKMEKSVLDRRLKQMILEGTQFKTGVNVGVDITGAELREQYEAVVLAVGSTVARDLPAPGRELNGIHQAMEFLPQANRVAVGQEVPDQITAAGKDVVIIGGGDTGADCLGTSIRQGAASITQLEIMPMPPEARPGHQPWPTYPMTFKVTSAHEEGGDRVYAVNTQRFVGDEDGNVAGLDIVEVRFEAGRFVEVKGTEKHIPAQLVLLAMGFVGPEKAGLVEELGLELDGRGNIVRDDAYATNVDGVFACGDAGRGQSLIVWAIAEGRSCAAGVDTFLSGTSKLPRPIGPEVRQLLA, from the coding sequence ATGGCTGATCCCAAGGGTTTCATGACGACGCCGCGGCAGCTGGCCGCGCGTCGGCCGGTGGGGGAGCGCATCCACGACTGGAAGGAGGTCTACCCCGGGACACCCGGGCGTGCCCTCCTGCCGATCATCACCGAGCAGGCCGGCCGGTGCATGGACTGCGGCATCCCGTTCTGTCACAACGGCTGCCCGCTCGGGAACCTGATCCCCGAGTGGAACGACCTGGTGTGGCGCGACGAGTGGCAGTCCGCGCTCGAGCGGCTGCACGCCACCAACAACTTCCCGGAGTTCACCGGGCGGCTGTGCCCCGCGCCCTGCGAGACGAGCTGCGTCGTCGGCATCAACCGCGACCCCGTCACGATCAAGAACGTCGAGGTCGCCATCATCGACAAGGCGTGGGACGACCTGCGCGTCACCCCGCAGCAGCCGCCGTGGCACACGGCCAAGACCGTCGCGGTCATTGGATCCGGCCCCGCCGGGCTCGCCGCCGCGCAGCAGCTGACGCGGCGCGGCCACACGGTCGTCGTCTACGAGCGGGCGGACGCCATCGGCGGCCTCCTGCGCTACGGCATCCCCGAGTTCAAGATGGAGAAGTCCGTCCTGGACCGGCGCCTCAAGCAGATGATCCTCGAGGGCACCCAGTTCAAGACCGGCGTCAACGTCGGCGTCGACATCACGGGCGCGGAACTGCGCGAGCAGTACGAGGCGGTCGTGCTGGCCGTCGGCTCCACCGTCGCCCGCGACCTGCCCGCCCCCGGCCGCGAGCTGAACGGCATCCACCAGGCGATGGAGTTCCTGCCCCAGGCCAACCGCGTCGCGGTCGGCCAGGAGGTCCCCGACCAGATCACCGCCGCCGGCAAGGACGTCGTCATCATCGGCGGTGGCGACACCGGCGCCGACTGCCTGGGCACGTCGATCCGCCAGGGCGCCGCGTCCATCACGCAGCTGGAGATCATGCCGATGCCGCCCGAGGCGCGCCCCGGCCACCAGCCCTGGCCCACCTACCCGATGACCTTCAAGGTCACCTCCGCCCACGAGGAGGGCGGCGACCGGGTCTACGCGGTCAACACCCAGCGCTTCGTGGGCGACGAGGACGGCAACGTCGCGGGACTCGACATCGTCGAAGTGCGCTTCGAGGCCGGCCGCTTCGTCGAGGTGAAGGGCACCGAGAAGCACATCCCGGCGCAGCTCGTGCTGCTCGCGATGGGCTTCGTCGGACCGGAGAAGGCCGGCCTGGTCGAGGAGCTCGGGCTCGAGCTCGACGGCCGCGGCAACATCGTGCGCGACGACGCCTACGCGACCAACGTGGACGGCGTGTTCGCGTGCGGCGACGCGGGGCGCGGCCAGTCGCTCATCGTGTGGGCCATCGCCGAGGGGCGCAGCTGCGCGGCCGGCGTCGACACGTTCCTGTCCGGCACCTCCAAGCTGCCGCGGCCCATCGGGCCCGAGGTGCGCCAGCTCCTCGCCTGA
- the trpA gene encoding tryptophan synthase subunit alpha, with product MSSFTDAARLGNTGAVVASCLDAGRPALVGYLPVGYPSVAQSMEAFRAVVEGEDGRGADIVEIGIPYSDPLMDGLVIQHATVKARARGVHTRDAFTAAETVAATGAAPMVMTYWNLIEAYGPDRFARDLASAGGRGVITPDLPPDDCPEWFEASDAHSLDRVFLIAPSSTDERIALTMGSCRGWVYATSVMGVTGARSATSDAAPVIVGRARAIDPTIPVGIGLGVSNGAQAAEIGGYADLVIVGSALLKCLDSDGADMPGDLRRLRALSGELAAGVASARP from the coding sequence ATGAGCAGCTTCACCGACGCCGCGCGGCTGGGCAACACCGGTGCCGTCGTCGCCTCCTGCCTCGACGCGGGGCGACCCGCGCTCGTCGGCTACCTCCCCGTCGGCTACCCGAGCGTTGCGCAGTCGATGGAGGCCTTCCGGGCCGTGGTCGAGGGCGAAGACGGCCGCGGCGCCGACATCGTCGAGATCGGCATCCCATACTCCGACCCGCTGATGGACGGGCTGGTCATCCAGCACGCCACCGTGAAGGCAAGGGCGCGCGGGGTCCACACTCGCGACGCGTTCACCGCCGCCGAGACCGTCGCCGCGACCGGCGCCGCCCCGATGGTGATGACCTACTGGAACCTGATCGAGGCCTACGGCCCCGACCGGTTCGCCCGCGACCTCGCATCGGCCGGCGGCCGCGGCGTCATCACCCCGGACCTGCCCCCGGACGACTGCCCGGAGTGGTTCGAGGCCAGCGATGCCCACAGCCTCGACAGGGTGTTCCTGATCGCCCCCAGCTCCACCGACGAGCGCATCGCGCTCACGATGGGATCGTGCCGCGGCTGGGTGTACGCCACCAGCGTGATGGGCGTCACCGGTGCGCGCTCCGCCACCTCCGACGCCGCGCCCGTGATCGTGGGGCGGGCCCGCGCCATCGACCCGACCATCCCGGTCGGCATCGGTCTCGGCGTGAGCAACGGGGCACAGGCGGCCGAGATCGGCGGCTACGCTGACCTCGTGATCGTCGGATCGGCGCTGCTCAAGTGCCTGGACTCCGACGGAGCAGACATGCCGGGGGACCTGCGGCGCCTGCGGGCGCTGTCGGGCGAACTGGCCGCGGGCGTGGCGAGCGCCCGCCCTTGA
- the gltB gene encoding glutamate synthase large subunit, translating into MSHSVFPQRAKVGLYDPAYEHDACGVAFVARLDGVPTHDIVSKGLEALRNLDHRGATGADEAAGDGAGILIQVPHKFLRDVAGVKLPDLGEYAVGMAFMPVDEAERAEARRRIEAIAEEVELDVLGWRDVPVETGTLSPISVGAMPHFEHLIVAGRDGQSGIELDRFAFVLRRRAQHEAGVYFSSLSARTLVYKGMLTTAQLEEVFPELHDERMASALALVHSRFSTNTFPAWELAHPYRMIAHNGEINTVRGNRNWMRAREALLTSEKFPGGVDALFPICTPEGSDSASFDEVLELLHLGGRSLPHAVLMMIPEAWEGHAEMDPERRAFYEYHSMIMEPWDGPACMTFTDGSIIGATLDRNGLRPGRYWETVDGLVVFASEAGVLPIESKDIVRKGRLQPGRMLLLDLERHRVLSDEDVKGALASQHPYRRWVAEQKIELDKLPTRAHIVHSHSSVIRRQQVFGYTHEELRQLVAPMASQGAEAIGSMGTDTPIAVLSSRPRLIFDYFKQLFAQVTNPPLDAIREQLVTSLTTKIGPERNLLEPTPDAARQITMTSPILDSEQLAKIVRMNREGELPGFNAHVIKGVYKVAGGGRALQARIDELCEEVSSAIRGGARAIVLSDRHSNADLAPIPSLLLTAAIHHHLVRQKTRTQVGLVVEAGDVREVHHVALLLGYGAAAVNPYLVFESAEDLARREMYVNVTPEKAIANVAKALSKGVLKVMSKMGISTVASYTGSQIFECIGLSQEVVDQYFTGTTSRLGGLGIAELAKEIKARHKLAYPGDGIPLAHRTLPVGGEYQWRREGEPHLFDPETVFRLQHSTQTGDYQAFKRYSALVNDNSSRIMTLRSMLKFSEREPISIDEVEPASEIVKRFSTGAMSYGSISMEAHQTLAVAMNRIGGKSNTGEGGEDPERLHDPARRSAIKQVASGRFGVTSEYLTYADDIQIKMAQGAKPGEGGQLPGPKVYPWVAKTRHSTPGVGLISPPPHHDIYSIEDLKQLIHDLKCANPVARVHVKLVSEVGVGTVATGVSKAKADVVLISGHDGGTGAAPLTSVKHAGAPWELGLAETQQTLLLNGLRDRIVVQCDGQLKTGRDVIVAALLGAEEFGFATAPLVVSGCVMMRVCHKDTCPVGVATQNPELRGKFHGDPDHVVNFFMFIAEEVRELLAQLGFRTLEEAVGRVDVLDIAEAVGHWKTQGLDLTPILTKVDDVHGNALHCIQGQDHGLDTKLDVELIRLAEPALARGERVRQSLGVRNVDRTVGTMLGHEVTKATDGKGLPDGTIEFTLKGTGGQSFGAFLPRGVTLRLVGDSNDYFGKGLSGGRLVVTPQDDVHFDPATQIVAGNVIGYGATSGQLFLRGLVGERFCVRNSGATAVVEGVGDHGCEYMTGGEVLVLGPTGRNFAAGMSGGVAWVLDLNPLRLNSELVDPVDLNEGDLARVRELMTEHRAETGSLVADALLQLSDAELGLRFTKVLPRDFARLMAVREMAMADGLAETETTKLMMEAAHG; encoded by the coding sequence ATGTCCCACAGTGTTTTTCCCCAGCGGGCCAAGGTGGGTCTCTATGACCCGGCGTACGAGCATGACGCCTGCGGCGTCGCCTTCGTGGCACGCCTCGATGGGGTGCCGACCCACGACATCGTGTCGAAGGGCCTCGAGGCCCTTCGTAACCTTGACCACCGCGGCGCCACCGGCGCGGACGAGGCGGCCGGCGACGGCGCGGGCATCCTGATCCAAGTCCCCCACAAGTTCCTCCGCGACGTCGCGGGAGTCAAGCTCCCCGACCTCGGCGAGTACGCCGTCGGCATGGCGTTCATGCCCGTCGACGAGGCCGAGCGCGCCGAGGCGCGCCGCCGGATCGAGGCCATCGCCGAGGAGGTCGAGCTCGACGTGCTCGGCTGGCGGGACGTCCCCGTCGAGACCGGCACGCTGTCGCCCATCTCGGTCGGCGCCATGCCGCACTTCGAGCACCTGATCGTCGCCGGCCGCGACGGCCAGTCCGGCATCGAGTTGGACCGCTTCGCGTTCGTGCTCCGGCGCCGCGCCCAGCACGAGGCGGGCGTCTACTTCTCCTCGCTGTCCGCCCGCACGCTCGTCTACAAGGGCATGCTGACCACCGCCCAGCTGGAGGAGGTCTTCCCCGAACTCCACGACGAGCGCATGGCGTCGGCCCTTGCGCTGGTCCACTCGCGCTTCTCGACCAACACCTTCCCGGCCTGGGAGCTGGCGCACCCGTACCGCATGATCGCCCACAACGGCGAGATCAACACCGTGCGCGGCAACCGCAACTGGATGCGTGCCCGCGAGGCCCTCCTCACCTCCGAGAAGTTCCCCGGCGGCGTCGACGCCCTGTTCCCGATCTGCACCCCCGAGGGCTCCGACTCCGCGTCCTTCGACGAGGTGCTCGAGCTCCTGCACCTCGGCGGCCGCTCGCTGCCGCACGCCGTGCTGATGATGATCCCCGAGGCGTGGGAGGGCCACGCGGAGATGGACCCGGAGCGCCGCGCGTTCTACGAGTACCACTCGATGATCATGGAGCCCTGGGACGGCCCGGCCTGCATGACGTTCACCGACGGGTCCATCATCGGCGCCACGCTGGACCGCAACGGTCTGCGTCCCGGCCGCTACTGGGAGACCGTCGACGGTCTCGTCGTGTTCGCCTCCGAGGCGGGCGTGCTGCCGATCGAGTCGAAGGACATCGTCCGCAAGGGCCGCCTGCAGCCCGGCCGCATGCTCCTGCTCGACCTGGAGCGTCACCGCGTCCTCTCCGACGAGGACGTCAAGGGCGCGCTCGCCTCGCAGCACCCCTACCGCAGGTGGGTCGCCGAGCAGAAGATCGAGCTCGACAAGCTGCCGACCCGCGCGCACATCGTCCACTCGCACAGCTCCGTCATCCGGCGCCAGCAGGTGTTCGGGTACACGCACGAGGAGCTGCGCCAGCTCGTCGCTCCCATGGCGAGTCAGGGGGCGGAGGCCATCGGGTCGATGGGCACCGACACCCCCATCGCGGTGCTGAGCTCCCGCCCGCGGCTGATCTTCGACTACTTCAAGCAGCTGTTCGCGCAGGTGACCAACCCGCCGCTCGACGCGATCCGTGAGCAGCTCGTCACGAGCCTGACCACCAAGATCGGCCCCGAGCGGAACCTGCTCGAGCCGACCCCCGACGCGGCCCGCCAGATCACCATGACCAGCCCGATCCTCGACTCCGAGCAGCTGGCCAAGATCGTGCGGATGAACCGCGAGGGCGAGCTGCCCGGCTTCAATGCGCACGTCATCAAGGGCGTCTACAAGGTCGCCGGCGGAGGCCGGGCCCTGCAGGCCCGCATCGACGAGCTGTGCGAGGAGGTCTCGTCGGCCATCCGCGGCGGCGCCCGCGCGATCGTGCTGTCCGACCGGCACTCCAACGCCGACCTGGCTCCCATCCCTTCGCTGCTGCTCACCGCCGCGATCCACCATCACCTCGTGCGGCAGAAGACGCGCACGCAGGTGGGCCTGGTCGTCGAGGCCGGCGACGTGCGCGAGGTGCACCACGTCGCGCTGCTGCTCGGCTACGGGGCCGCCGCGGTCAACCCGTACCTGGTGTTCGAGTCCGCCGAGGACCTCGCCCGCCGCGAGATGTACGTCAACGTGACCCCGGAGAAGGCGATCGCCAACGTCGCCAAGGCGCTCAGCAAGGGCGTGCTGAAGGTGATGAGCAAGATGGGCATCAGCACCGTCGCCTCCTACACCGGCTCGCAGATCTTCGAGTGCATCGGGCTGAGCCAGGAGGTCGTCGACCAGTACTTCACCGGCACCACGTCGCGCCTCGGCGGACTGGGCATCGCCGAGCTGGCCAAGGAGATCAAGGCGCGCCACAAGCTGGCCTACCCGGGCGACGGCATCCCGCTGGCGCACCGCACGCTGCCCGTGGGCGGCGAATACCAGTGGCGCCGCGAGGGCGAGCCGCACTTGTTCGACCCCGAGACGGTGTTTCGGCTGCAGCACTCGACGCAGACCGGCGACTACCAGGCCTTCAAGCGCTACTCGGCGCTCGTCAACGACAACAGCTCGCGGATCATGACGCTCCGCTCCATGCTGAAGTTCTCCGAGCGGGAGCCCATCAGCATCGACGAGGTCGAGCCTGCCAGCGAGATCGTCAAGCGGTTCTCCACCGGCGCGATGAGCTACGGCTCCATCTCGATGGAGGCCCACCAGACCCTGGCCGTCGCGATGAACCGCATCGGCGGCAAGTCGAACACGGGCGAGGGCGGCGAGGATCCCGAGCGCCTGCACGACCCGGCGCGCCGCTCGGCGATCAAGCAGGTCGCCTCCGGCCGCTTCGGCGTGACGTCGGAGTACCTGACGTATGCCGACGACATCCAGATCAAGATGGCGCAGGGTGCCAAGCCCGGCGAGGGCGGCCAGCTGCCCGGCCCGAAGGTCTACCCCTGGGTGGCGAAGACGCGGCACTCGACGCCGGGCGTCGGCCTCATCTCGCCGCCGCCGCACCACGACATCTACTCGATCGAGGATCTCAAGCAGCTGATCCACGACCTGAAGTGCGCCAACCCCGTCGCACGCGTGCATGTCAAGCTGGTGTCCGAGGTCGGCGTCGGCACCGTCGCGACGGGCGTCAGCAAGGCCAAGGCCGACGTCGTGCTCATCTCCGGGCACGACGGTGGCACCGGCGCGGCCCCGCTGACCTCCGTCAAGCACGCGGGCGCACCCTGGGAGCTCGGCCTGGCCGAGACGCAGCAGACCCTGCTGCTCAACGGCCTGCGCGACCGCATCGTCGTCCAGTGCGACGGACAGCTCAAGACCGGCCGCGACGTCATCGTCGCCGCCCTGCTGGGCGCGGAGGAGTTCGGCTTCGCCACCGCCCCGCTGGTGGTGTCCGGCTGCGTCATGATGCGCGTCTGCCACAAGGACACCTGCCCGGTCGGCGTCGCGACGCAGAACCCCGAGCTCCGCGGCAAGTTCCACGGCGACCCCGACCACGTCGTCAACTTCTTCATGTTCATCGCCGAGGAGGTGCGCGAGCTGCTCGCCCAGCTCGGCTTCCGCACGCTGGAGGAGGCCGTCGGCCGCGTCGACGTCCTCGACATCGCCGAGGCCGTCGGGCACTGGAAGACGCAGGGCCTCGACCTCACGCCGATCCTGACGAAGGTCGACGACGTGCACGGCAATGCGCTGCACTGCATCCAGGGCCAGGACCACGGTCTCGACACCAAGCTCGACGTCGAACTGATCCGGCTGGCCGAGCCCGCGCTGGCCCGCGGTGAGCGGGTTCGCCAGAGCCTCGGGGTCCGCAACGTCGACCGCACGGTCGGCACCATGCTCGGGCATGAGGTGACCAAGGCCACCGACGGCAAGGGACTGCCCGACGGCACCATCGAGTTCACCCTGAAGGGCACCGGCGGCCAGAGCTTCGGCGCGTTCCTGCCCCGCGGCGTGACGCTGCGGCTGGTCGGCGACTCGAACGACTACTTCGGCAAGGGCCTCTCCGGCGGCCGGCTCGTCGTCACCCCGCAGGATGACGTGCACTTCGACCCCGCGACGCAGATCGTCGCGGGCAACGTCATCGGCTACGGCGCGACGTCGGGTCAGCTCTTCCTGCGCGGCCTCGTGGGCGAGCGCTTCTGCGTCCGCAACTCCGGCGCGACTGCGGTCGTCGAGGGCGTCGGCGACCACGGCTGTGAGTACATGACGGGCGGCGAGGTTCTCGTGCTCGGCCCGACCGGGCGGAACTTCGCGGCCGGCATGTCCGGCGGCGTCGCCTGGGTCCTCGACCTGAACCCGCTGCGGCTGAACTCCGAACTGGTCGACCCCGTCGACCTGAACGAGGGTGACCTCGCCCGCGTCCGCGAGCTCATGACGGAGCACCGCGCGGAGACCGGCTCGCTGGTCGCCGACGCGCTGCTCCAGCTGAGCGACGCCGAACTGGGGCTGCGCTTCACCAAGGTGCTGCCCCGCGACTTCGCACGGCTGATGGCCGTGCGCGAGATGGCGATGGCCGACGGGCTCGCCGAGACCGAGACCACCAAGCTGATGATGGAGGCCGCTCATGGCTGA
- a CDS encoding ROK family transcriptional regulator, with protein MSQAATSRGERPFAIRLGQHKVLPEDARRYNRSLVLSTLFHEAPMSRADLARATGLTRVTISALVADLLVEQLVREMGVSGDVRPGKPATLIDIDDDHLCLVAIDLSGNEHFRAARLNLHGVVVEHCAVPIPQDLGDALGVIVDLAADMVARAPARVLGVGVGAPGIVNHDGVVLKASNLGWESVDLAGELRHATGAPVIVTNDANAAVLGEFTFADAAEDVLLIRVGRGVGSGLLVSGRVLDGAHLAGGELGHVTVGTDGGPLCGCGKLGCLEAWLSEPALTARLSTGHQDALRVAGERLGIALAPVVGVLDISEVLLSGPSELLDGELREAATETLESRILTRFHGVTVRMAGEGDDIVLRGAAVQVLSSQLGVF; from the coding sequence ATGAGCCAGGCAGCGACGAGCAGGGGAGAGCGCCCCTTCGCCATCCGTCTCGGGCAACACAAGGTGCTCCCCGAGGATGCGAGGCGCTACAACCGCTCCCTTGTCCTCTCGACCCTCTTCCACGAGGCACCGATGAGCCGCGCGGACCTGGCGAGGGCCACCGGCCTGACCCGTGTCACGATCTCGGCGCTGGTCGCCGACCTGCTCGTCGAGCAGCTGGTCAGGGAAATGGGCGTCAGCGGTGACGTCCGACCCGGCAAGCCTGCCACCCTCATCGACATCGACGACGATCACCTGTGTCTCGTGGCGATCGACCTGTCGGGCAACGAGCACTTCCGGGCCGCGCGGCTCAACCTGCACGGCGTCGTCGTCGAGCACTGTGCGGTGCCGATCCCCCAGGATCTGGGCGATGCCCTCGGCGTCATCGTCGACCTGGCCGCCGACATGGTCGCGCGGGCGCCCGCCCGGGTGCTCGGCGTCGGCGTCGGCGCGCCCGGCATCGTCAACCACGACGGCGTCGTCCTCAAGGCCTCCAACCTCGGCTGGGAGTCGGTCGACCTGGCCGGGGAGTTGCGCCATGCGACCGGTGCCCCCGTCATCGTCACCAACGACGCGAACGCTGCCGTGCTCGGCGAGTTCACGTTCGCGGACGCAGCCGAGGACGTTCTCCTCATCCGCGTCGGCCGCGGCGTCGGTTCCGGACTGCTGGTCTCCGGCCGCGTGCTGGACGGCGCGCATCTCGCCGGCGGCGAACTCGGTCACGTCACCGTCGGCACCGACGGCGGTCCCCTGTGCGGCTGCGGCAAGCTCGGCTGCCTCGAGGCGTGGCTCTCCGAGCCCGCACTCACTGCCCGCCTGTCGACCGGTCACCAGGACGCGCTGCGTGTTGCAGGGGAACGGCTCGGTATCGCCCTTGCTCCGGTCGTCGGCGTACTGGACATCTCGGAGGTCCTCCTCTCCGGCCCCTCGGAGCTGCTTGACGGCGAACTCCGCGAGGCCGCGACCGAGACCCTGGAGTCTCGCATCCTGACCCGCTTCCACGGGGTCACGGTGCGGATGGCGGGGGAAGGCGACGACATCGTGCTGCGCGGTGCCGCCGTCCAGGTCCTCTCTTCGCAGCTCGGGGTCTTCTGA
- the rpiB gene encoding ribose 5-phosphate isomerase B — MRVAIASDHTAMELRENIAEFVRGMGHEVVDLGTNDPSRADYPVYGRAVGDAVASGKVDRGIAICGTGIGISIAANKVPGVRCVVCSEPYSAALSRQHNDSNVLAFGARVVGDEMAKMITREWLVTEFEGGRHQRRVNQLNALDEGVEIADQVDPLA; from the coding sequence ATGAGGGTGGCGATCGCCAGCGACCACACGGCCATGGAACTGCGGGAGAACATCGCGGAGTTCGTACGGGGCATGGGCCACGAGGTCGTCGACCTCGGCACGAACGACCCGAGCCGGGCCGACTACCCGGTCTACGGCCGGGCCGTGGGCGATGCGGTCGCGTCCGGGAAGGTCGACCGCGGCATCGCGATCTGCGGCACGGGCATCGGGATCTCCATCGCCGCCAACAAGGTGCCCGGCGTGCGCTGCGTCGTGTGCTCCGAGCCCTACTCCGCGGCGCTGTCGCGTCAGCACAACGACTCGAACGTGCTGGCCTTCGGGGCCCGGGTCGTCGGCGACGAGATGGCAAAGATGATCACCCGCGAGTGGCTCGTCACCGAGTTCGAGGGGGGCCGCCACCAGCGGCGCGTGAACCAGCTGAACGCGCTCGACGAGGGCGTCGAGATCGCCGACCAGGTGGACCCTCTGGCGTGA
- a CDS encoding carbohydrate ABC transporter permease, translated as MLATSDALATTEVDTPRSRRPQLTPMLLLAPAFIMLAIFIGWPVVQMIVMSFQEYGRAQIFGADPEFIALGNYTKVLTDPTFWAVLGRSVALAAVCVVATMVLGMAIAVMMTKLGKVMRTVVSVGLLLAWAMPALTATIVWGWIFDTSYGLVNWLMTKLTGDNWFGHSWLIDPLSFFGVAAIIIIWGAIPFVALSLYAGLTQVPSEVLEAASLDGANGWRRFVNVTFPYIRSIVIVVLILQIIWDLRVFAQIYALQTIGGIREQTNTIGVYIYTESMASGRLGTGGAISVILVAILLAISAYYIRLTLRNED; from the coding sequence ATGCTCGCGACCAGTGATGCCCTCGCCACCACCGAGGTGGACACGCCACGAAGCCGACGTCCGCAGCTGACCCCGATGCTGCTCCTGGCCCCGGCGTTCATCATGCTGGCCATCTTCATCGGCTGGCCCGTCGTCCAGATGATCGTGATGAGCTTCCAGGAGTACGGACGCGCCCAGATCTTCGGCGCCGACCCCGAGTTCATCGCGCTGGGCAACTACACCAAGGTCCTGACCGATCCGACCTTCTGGGCCGTGCTCGGGCGCAGCGTGGCGCTCGCCGCGGTCTGTGTCGTGGCCACGATGGTGCTGGGCATGGCCATCGCCGTCATGATGACCAAGCTCGGCAAGGTCATGCGCACCGTCGTGTCCGTCGGGCTGCTTCTCGCGTGGGCGATGCCCGCGCTGACCGCCACCATCGTGTGGGGGTGGATCTTCGACACGTCGTATGGACTCGTCAACTGGCTGATGACCAAGCTCACGGGAGACAACTGGTTCGGTCACTCGTGGCTGATCGACCCGCTCAGCTTCTTCGGCGTCGCGGCCATCATCATCATCTGGGGCGCCATCCCGTTCGTGGCACTCAGCCTCTACGCCGGCCTGACGCAGGTGCCGTCCGAGGTGCTCGAGGCCGCATCGCTCGACGGGGCGAATGGCTGGCGGCGCTTCGTCAACGTCACCTTCCCCTACATCCGCTCCATCGTGATCGTCGTCCTGATCCTGCAGATCATCTGGGACCTGCGCGTGTTCGCGCAGATCTACGCGCTGCAGACCATCGGCGGCATCCGGGAGCAGACCAACACCATCGGCGTCTACATCTACACCGAGTCGATGGCCTCCGGCCGACTCGGCACCGGCGGCGCCATCTCCGTCATCCTTGTCGCGATCCTGCTGGCGATCTCGGCCTACTACATCCGCCTGACCCTGAGGAACGAGGACTGA